One genomic region from Equus asinus isolate D_3611 breed Donkey chromosome 10, EquAss-T2T_v2, whole genome shotgun sequence encodes:
- the LOC106845417 gene encoding dolichol kinase — MTRQCAPPASGTGAPLSGSVLAEAAVVFAVVLSIHAAVWDRYSWCAVALAVQAFYVQYKWDRLLQQGSAVFRFRTSANSGLLPASVVMPLLGLVMKERCQSAGNPYFERFGIVVAASGMAVALFSSVLALGITRPVPSNTCVISGLAGGVIIYIMKHSLSVGEVIEVLEVLLIFVYLNMILLYLLPRCFTPGEALLVLGGISFMLNQLIKRSLTVVESQGDPVDFFLLVVVVGMVLMGVFFSTLFVFMDSGTWASSIFFHLMTCVLALGVVLPWLHRLIHRNPLLWLLQFLFQTNTRIYLLAYWTLLATLACLVVLYQNAKRSSSESKKHQAPTIARKYFHFIVVATYIPGIVFDRSLLYVAATVCLAVFLFLEYVRYFRIKPLGHTLRSLLSLFLDERDSGPLILTHIYLLLGMSLPIWLVPRPCTQKGSLGGARALVPYAGVLAVGVGDTVASIFGSTMGEIRWPGTKKTFEGTMTSIFAQIISVALILIFDSGVDLNYSYAWILGSISIVSLLEAYTTQIDNLLLPLYLLILLMA; from the coding sequence ATGACCCGACAGTGCGCTCCCCCGGCTTCGGGCACTGGGGCTCCGCTGAGCGGGTCGGTGCTGGCAGAGGCGGCAGTGGTGTTCGCGGTGGTGCTGAGCATCCACGCGGCCGTGTGGGACCGATACTCGTGGTGCGCCGTGGCCCTCGCAGTGCAGGCCTTCTATGTCCAATACAAGTGGGACCGGCTGCTGCAGCAGGGAAGCGCTGTCTTCCGGTTCCGAACGTCCGCAAACAGTGGCTTACTGCCCGCCTCAGTGGTCATGCCTTTGCTCGGACTGGTCATGAAGGAGCGCTGCCAGTCTGCGGGGAACCCATACTTCGAGCGCTTTGGAATTGTGGTGGCAGCGTCTGGCATGGCTGTGGCCCTCTTCTCATCAGTGTTGGCGCTCGGCATCACTCGCCCGGTGCCCAGCAACACTTGTGTCATCTCGGGCCTGGCTGGAGGTGTCATCATTTATATCATGAAGCACTCACTGAGTGTGGGCGAGGTGATCGAGGTCCTGGAGGTCCTGCTGATCTTCGTCTACCTCAACATGATCCTGCTGTACCTGCTGCCCCGCTGCTTCACCCCTGGGGAGGCACTGCTGGTACTGGGTGGCATCAGCTTCATGCTCAACCAGCTCATCAAGCGCTCTCTGACTGTGGTGGAAAGCCAGGGCGATCCGGTGGACTTCTTCCTGCTGGTCGTGGTGGTAGGGATGGTGCTCATGGGCGTCTTCTTCAGCACCCTCTTTGTCTTCATGGACTCAGGTACCTGGGCCTCCTCCATATTTTTCCACCTCATGACCTGTGTTCTGGCTCTGGGCGTGGTGCTGCCCTGGCTGCACCGGCTCATCCACAGGAACCCCTTGCTCTGGCTTCTTCAGTTCCTCTTCCAGACAAACACCCGCATCTACCTGCTGGCCTACTGGACTCTGCTGGCCACCTTAGCCTGCCTGGTGGTGCTGTACCAGAATGCCAAGAGGTCATCTTCTGAGTCCAAAAAGCACCAGGCCCCCACCATTGCCCGGAAGTATTTCCACTTCATTGTAGTGGCCACCTACATCCCAGGTATCGTCTTTGACCGGTCGCTGCTCTATGTGGCCGCCACTGTATGTCTGGCAGTGTTCCTCTTCCTGGAGTACGTGCGCTACTTCCGCATCAAGCCCCTGGGCCATACTCTGCGGAGCCTCCTGTCCCTCTTCCTGGATGAACGAGACAGTGGACCACTCATCCTGACACACATCTACCTGCTGCTGGGGATGTCTCTTCCCATTTGGCTAGTCCCTAGACCCTGCACACAGAAGGGTAGCCTGGGGGGAGCAAGGGCCCTGGTCCCCTATGCGGGTGTCCTGGCTGTGGGTGTGGGTGACACTGTGGCCTCCATCTTTGGCAGCACCATGGGGGAGATCCGCTGGCCTGGAACCAAAAAGACCTTTGAGGGGACCATGACGTCTATATTTGCCCAGATAATTTCTGTGGCTCTGATCTTAATCTTTGACAGTGGAGTGGACCTAAACTACAGTTATGCTTGGATTTTGGGGTCCATCAGCATCGTGTCCCTCCTAGAAGCATACACTACGCAGATAGACAATCTCCTTTTGCCTCTCTACCTCCTGATATTACTGATGGCCTAG
- the LOC106845419 gene encoding phytanoyl-CoA dioxygenase domain-containing protein 1 isoform X2, whose product MTGLSPSQLQKPQDERSGVPGGWIPGAGRILVCRGVCGPATEDWPDSGRDGCPSPLPCGISSSHPQQGRRAAENPGGHLGQDNTEYFLSSGDKIRFFFEKGVFDEKGNFLVPPEKSINKIGHALHAHDPVFKGATHSSKVQAVARSLGFHRPVVVQSMYIFKQPRIGGKVPAHQDATFLYTEPLGRLLGLWIALEDTTVENGCLWFIPGSHTSGISRRMVQTPAGLTPGTFFRGSEQERDNSLYVPTPLGRGSLVLIHGEVVHKSEQNLSDHSRHVYTFHLMEASGTVWSPENWLQPTAELPFPPLYT is encoded by the exons ATGACCGGCCTGAGCCCCTCACAGCTCCAGAAG CCTCAGGATGAGAGGAGTGGAG TTCCAGGAGGATGGATTCCTGGTGCTGGAAGGATTCTTGTCTGCAGAGGAGTGTGTGGCCCTGCAACAGAGGATTGGCCAGATAGTGGCCGAGATGGATGTCCCTCCCCACTGCCGTGCGGAATTTCCTCCTCGCATCCTCAACAAGGCAGAAGAGCAGCAGAAAACCCAGGTGGGCACCTGGGGCAG GACAACACAGAGTATTTCTTGAGCAGCGGCGACAAGATTCGATTCTTCTTTGAGAAAGGTGTTTTTGACGAGAAAG GAAATTTCCTAGTCCCTCCGGAGAAATCCATCAACAAAATTGGCCACG CTCTGCACGCCCACGACCCTGTCTTCAAGGGTGCCACCCACTCCTCCAAGGTGCAG gcCGTGGCCAGAAGTCTGGGCTTCCATAGACCTGTCGTGGTGCAGAGCATGTACATCTTTAAG CAACCTCGTATTGGCGGCAAAG TCCCTGCCCACCAGGATGCCACCTTCCTGTACACGGAGCCCCTGGGCCGGTTGCTGGGTTTGTGGATCGCACTGGAGGACACCACGGTGGAGAACGGCTGCCTCTGGTTCATCCCTGGCTCCCACACCA GTGGAATTTCAAGAAGGATGGTCCAGACCCCTGCTGGCTTGACACCTGGGACCTTCTTCCGGGGGTCAGAGCAAGAACGGGATAACAGCCTCTATGTACCCACACCACTGGGGAGAG GATCCCTCGTCCTAATTCATGGAGAAGTGGTGCACAAGAGCGAGCAGAACCTGTCTGACCACTCGCGCCATGTCTACACTTTCCACCTCATGGAGGCCTCTGGCACCGTCTGGAGCCCAGAGAACTG GCTCCAGCCAACAGCTGAGCTGCCCTTTCCCCCACTGTACACCTAA
- the LOC106845419 gene encoding phytanoyl-CoA dioxygenase domain-containing protein 1 isoform X6 yields MSLPTAVRNFLLASSTRQKSSRKPRWAPGAGPAVTPCRCLSPSDTPSPQDNTEYFLSSGDKIRFFFEKGVFDEKGNFLVPPEKSINKIGHALHAHDPVFKGATHSSKVQAVARSLGFHRPVVVQSMYIFKQPRIGGKVPAHQDATFLYTEPLGRLLGLWIALEDTTVENGCLWFIPGSHTSGISRRMVQTPAGLTPGTFFRGSEQERDNSLYVPTPLGRGSLVLIHGEVVHKSEQNLSDHSRHVYTFHLMEASGTVWSPENWLQPTAELPFPPLYT; encoded by the exons ATGTCCCTCCCCACTGCCGTGCGGAATTTCCTCCTCGCATCCTCAACAAGGCAGAAGAGCAGCAGAAAACCCAGGTGGGCACCTGGGGCAG GCCCAGCTGTGACCCCGTGTCGCTGTCTCAGTCCCTCTGATACCCCCTCTCCACAGGACAACACAGAGTATTTCTTGAGCAGCGGCGACAAGATTCGATTCTTCTTTGAGAAAGGTGTTTTTGACGAGAAAG GAAATTTCCTAGTCCCTCCGGAGAAATCCATCAACAAAATTGGCCACG CTCTGCACGCCCACGACCCTGTCTTCAAGGGTGCCACCCACTCCTCCAAGGTGCAG gcCGTGGCCAGAAGTCTGGGCTTCCATAGACCTGTCGTGGTGCAGAGCATGTACATCTTTAAG CAACCTCGTATTGGCGGCAAAG TCCCTGCCCACCAGGATGCCACCTTCCTGTACACGGAGCCCCTGGGCCGGTTGCTGGGTTTGTGGATCGCACTGGAGGACACCACGGTGGAGAACGGCTGCCTCTGGTTCATCCCTGGCTCCCACACCA GTGGAATTTCAAGAAGGATGGTCCAGACCCCTGCTGGCTTGACACCTGGGACCTTCTTCCGGGGGTCAGAGCAAGAACGGGATAACAGCCTCTATGTACCCACACCACTGGGGAGAG GATCCCTCGTCCTAATTCATGGAGAAGTGGTGCACAAGAGCGAGCAGAACCTGTCTGACCACTCGCGCCATGTCTACACTTTCCACCTCATGGAGGCCTCTGGCACCGTCTGGAGCCCAGAGAACTG GCTCCAGCCAACAGCTGAGCTGCCCTTTCCCCCACTGTACACCTAA
- the LOC106845419 gene encoding phytanoyl-CoA dioxygenase domain-containing protein 1 isoform X1: MTGLSPSQLQKPQDERSGVPGGWIPGAGRILVCRGVCGPATEDWPDSGRDGCPSPLPCGISSSHPQQGRRAAENPGPAVTPCRCLSPSDTPSPQDNTEYFLSSGDKIRFFFEKGVFDEKGNFLVPPEKSINKIGHALHAHDPVFKGATHSSKVQAVARSLGFHRPVVVQSMYIFKQPRIGGKVPAHQDATFLYTEPLGRLLGLWIALEDTTVENGCLWFIPGSHTSGISRRMVQTPAGLTPGTFFRGSEQERDNSLYVPTPLGRGSLVLIHGEVVHKSEQNLSDHSRHVYTFHLMEASGTVWSPENWLQPTAELPFPPLYT; encoded by the exons ATGACCGGCCTGAGCCCCTCACAGCTCCAGAAG CCTCAGGATGAGAGGAGTGGAG TTCCAGGAGGATGGATTCCTGGTGCTGGAAGGATTCTTGTCTGCAGAGGAGTGTGTGGCCCTGCAACAGAGGATTGGCCAGATAGTGGCCGAGATGGATGTCCCTCCCCACTGCCGTGCGGAATTTCCTCCTCGCATCCTCAACAAGGCAGAAGAGCAGCAGAAAACCCAG GCCCAGCTGTGACCCCGTGTCGCTGTCTCAGTCCCTCTGATACCCCCTCTCCACAGGACAACACAGAGTATTTCTTGAGCAGCGGCGACAAGATTCGATTCTTCTTTGAGAAAGGTGTTTTTGACGAGAAAG GAAATTTCCTAGTCCCTCCGGAGAAATCCATCAACAAAATTGGCCACG CTCTGCACGCCCACGACCCTGTCTTCAAGGGTGCCACCCACTCCTCCAAGGTGCAG gcCGTGGCCAGAAGTCTGGGCTTCCATAGACCTGTCGTGGTGCAGAGCATGTACATCTTTAAG CAACCTCGTATTGGCGGCAAAG TCCCTGCCCACCAGGATGCCACCTTCCTGTACACGGAGCCCCTGGGCCGGTTGCTGGGTTTGTGGATCGCACTGGAGGACACCACGGTGGAGAACGGCTGCCTCTGGTTCATCCCTGGCTCCCACACCA GTGGAATTTCAAGAAGGATGGTCCAGACCCCTGCTGGCTTGACACCTGGGACCTTCTTCCGGGGGTCAGAGCAAGAACGGGATAACAGCCTCTATGTACCCACACCACTGGGGAGAG GATCCCTCGTCCTAATTCATGGAGAAGTGGTGCACAAGAGCGAGCAGAACCTGTCTGACCACTCGCGCCATGTCTACACTTTCCACCTCATGGAGGCCTCTGGCACCGTCTGGAGCCCAGAGAACTG GCTCCAGCCAACAGCTGAGCTGCCCTTTCCCCCACTGTACACCTAA
- the LOC106845419 gene encoding phytanoyl-CoA dioxygenase domain-containing protein 1 isoform X3 has translation MTGLSPSQLQKFQEDGFLVLEGFLSAEECVALQQRIGQIVAEMDVPPHCRAEFPPRILNKAEEQQKTQDNTEYFLSSGDKIRFFFEKGVFDEKGNFLVPPEKSINKIGHALHAHDPVFKGATHSSKVQAVARSLGFHRPVVVQSMYIFKQPRIGGKVPAHQDATFLYTEPLGRLLGLWIALEDTTVENGCLWFIPGSHTSGISRRMVQTPAGLTPGTFFRGSEQERDNSLYVPTPLGRGSLVLIHGEVVHKSEQNLSDHSRHVYTFHLMEASGTVWSPENWLQPTAELPFPPLYT, from the exons ATGACCGGCCTGAGCCCCTCACAGCTCCAGAAG TTCCAGGAGGATGGATTCCTGGTGCTGGAAGGATTCTTGTCTGCAGAGGAGTGTGTGGCCCTGCAACAGAGGATTGGCCAGATAGTGGCCGAGATGGATGTCCCTCCCCACTGCCGTGCGGAATTTCCTCCTCGCATCCTCAACAAGGCAGAAGAGCAGCAGAAAACCCAG GACAACACAGAGTATTTCTTGAGCAGCGGCGACAAGATTCGATTCTTCTTTGAGAAAGGTGTTTTTGACGAGAAAG GAAATTTCCTAGTCCCTCCGGAGAAATCCATCAACAAAATTGGCCACG CTCTGCACGCCCACGACCCTGTCTTCAAGGGTGCCACCCACTCCTCCAAGGTGCAG gcCGTGGCCAGAAGTCTGGGCTTCCATAGACCTGTCGTGGTGCAGAGCATGTACATCTTTAAG CAACCTCGTATTGGCGGCAAAG TCCCTGCCCACCAGGATGCCACCTTCCTGTACACGGAGCCCCTGGGCCGGTTGCTGGGTTTGTGGATCGCACTGGAGGACACCACGGTGGAGAACGGCTGCCTCTGGTTCATCCCTGGCTCCCACACCA GTGGAATTTCAAGAAGGATGGTCCAGACCCCTGCTGGCTTGACACCTGGGACCTTCTTCCGGGGGTCAGAGCAAGAACGGGATAACAGCCTCTATGTACCCACACCACTGGGGAGAG GATCCCTCGTCCTAATTCATGGAGAAGTGGTGCACAAGAGCGAGCAGAACCTGTCTGACCACTCGCGCCATGTCTACACTTTCCACCTCATGGAGGCCTCTGGCACCGTCTGGAGCCCAGAGAACTG GCTCCAGCCAACAGCTGAGCTGCCCTTTCCCCCACTGTACACCTAA
- the LOC106845419 gene encoding phytanoyl-CoA dioxygenase domain-containing protein 1 isoform X4 produces the protein MRGVEASQNKFQEDGFLVLEGFLSAEECVALQQRIGQIVAEMDVPPHCRAEFPPRILNKAEEQQKTQDNTEYFLSSGDKIRFFFEKGVFDEKGNFLVPPEKSINKIGHALHAHDPVFKGATHSSKVQAVARSLGFHRPVVVQSMYIFKQPRIGGKVPAHQDATFLYTEPLGRLLGLWIALEDTTVENGCLWFIPGSHTSGISRRMVQTPAGLTPGTFFRGSEQERDNSLYVPTPLGRGSLVLIHGEVVHKSEQNLSDHSRHVYTFHLMEASGTVWSPENWLQPTAELPFPPLYT, from the exons ATGAGAGGAGTGGAGGCAAGTCAGAATAAG TTCCAGGAGGATGGATTCCTGGTGCTGGAAGGATTCTTGTCTGCAGAGGAGTGTGTGGCCCTGCAACAGAGGATTGGCCAGATAGTGGCCGAGATGGATGTCCCTCCCCACTGCCGTGCGGAATTTCCTCCTCGCATCCTCAACAAGGCAGAAGAGCAGCAGAAAACCCAG GACAACACAGAGTATTTCTTGAGCAGCGGCGACAAGATTCGATTCTTCTTTGAGAAAGGTGTTTTTGACGAGAAAG GAAATTTCCTAGTCCCTCCGGAGAAATCCATCAACAAAATTGGCCACG CTCTGCACGCCCACGACCCTGTCTTCAAGGGTGCCACCCACTCCTCCAAGGTGCAG gcCGTGGCCAGAAGTCTGGGCTTCCATAGACCTGTCGTGGTGCAGAGCATGTACATCTTTAAG CAACCTCGTATTGGCGGCAAAG TCCCTGCCCACCAGGATGCCACCTTCCTGTACACGGAGCCCCTGGGCCGGTTGCTGGGTTTGTGGATCGCACTGGAGGACACCACGGTGGAGAACGGCTGCCTCTGGTTCATCCCTGGCTCCCACACCA GTGGAATTTCAAGAAGGATGGTCCAGACCCCTGCTGGCTTGACACCTGGGACCTTCTTCCGGGGGTCAGAGCAAGAACGGGATAACAGCCTCTATGTACCCACACCACTGGGGAGAG GATCCCTCGTCCTAATTCATGGAGAAGTGGTGCACAAGAGCGAGCAGAACCTGTCTGACCACTCGCGCCATGTCTACACTTTCCACCTCATGGAGGCCTCTGGCACCGTCTGGAGCCCAGAGAACTG GCTCCAGCCAACAGCTGAGCTGCCCTTTCCCCCACTGTACACCTAA
- the LOC106845419 gene encoding phytanoyl-CoA dioxygenase domain-containing protein 1 isoform X7, producing MDVPPHCRAEFPPRILNKAEEQQKTQDNTEYFLSSGDKIRFFFEKGVFDEKGNFLVPPEKSINKIGHALHAHDPVFKGATHSSKVQAVARSLGFHRPVVVQSMYIFKQPRIGGKVPAHQDATFLYTEPLGRLLGLWIALEDTTVENGCLWFIPGSHTSGISRRMVQTPAGLTPGTFFRGSEQERDNSLYVPTPLGRGSLVLIHGEVVHKSEQNLSDHSRHVYTFHLMEASGTVWSPENWLQPTAELPFPPLYT from the exons ATGGATGTCCCTCCCCACTGCCGTGCGGAATTTCCTCCTCGCATCCTCAACAAGGCAGAAGAGCAGCAGAAAACCCAG GACAACACAGAGTATTTCTTGAGCAGCGGCGACAAGATTCGATTCTTCTTTGAGAAAGGTGTTTTTGACGAGAAAG GAAATTTCCTAGTCCCTCCGGAGAAATCCATCAACAAAATTGGCCACG CTCTGCACGCCCACGACCCTGTCTTCAAGGGTGCCACCCACTCCTCCAAGGTGCAG gcCGTGGCCAGAAGTCTGGGCTTCCATAGACCTGTCGTGGTGCAGAGCATGTACATCTTTAAG CAACCTCGTATTGGCGGCAAAG TCCCTGCCCACCAGGATGCCACCTTCCTGTACACGGAGCCCCTGGGCCGGTTGCTGGGTTTGTGGATCGCACTGGAGGACACCACGGTGGAGAACGGCTGCCTCTGGTTCATCCCTGGCTCCCACACCA GTGGAATTTCAAGAAGGATGGTCCAGACCCCTGCTGGCTTGACACCTGGGACCTTCTTCCGGGGGTCAGAGCAAGAACGGGATAACAGCCTCTATGTACCCACACCACTGGGGAGAG GATCCCTCGTCCTAATTCATGGAGAAGTGGTGCACAAGAGCGAGCAGAACCTGTCTGACCACTCGCGCCATGTCTACACTTTCCACCTCATGGAGGCCTCTGGCACCGTCTGGAGCCCAGAGAACTG GCTCCAGCCAACAGCTGAGCTGCCCTTTCCCCCACTGTACACCTAA
- the LOC106845419 gene encoding phytanoyl-CoA dioxygenase domain-containing protein 1 isoform X5, with protein MRGVEFQEDGFLVLEGFLSAEECVALQQRIGQIVAEMDVPPHCRAEFPPRILNKAEEQQKTQDNTEYFLSSGDKIRFFFEKGVFDEKGNFLVPPEKSINKIGHALHAHDPVFKGATHSSKVQAVARSLGFHRPVVVQSMYIFKQPRIGGKVPAHQDATFLYTEPLGRLLGLWIALEDTTVENGCLWFIPGSHTSGISRRMVQTPAGLTPGTFFRGSEQERDNSLYVPTPLGRGSLVLIHGEVVHKSEQNLSDHSRHVYTFHLMEASGTVWSPENWLQPTAELPFPPLYT; from the exons ATGAGAGGAGTGGAG TTCCAGGAGGATGGATTCCTGGTGCTGGAAGGATTCTTGTCTGCAGAGGAGTGTGTGGCCCTGCAACAGAGGATTGGCCAGATAGTGGCCGAGATGGATGTCCCTCCCCACTGCCGTGCGGAATTTCCTCCTCGCATCCTCAACAAGGCAGAAGAGCAGCAGAAAACCCAG GACAACACAGAGTATTTCTTGAGCAGCGGCGACAAGATTCGATTCTTCTTTGAGAAAGGTGTTTTTGACGAGAAAG GAAATTTCCTAGTCCCTCCGGAGAAATCCATCAACAAAATTGGCCACG CTCTGCACGCCCACGACCCTGTCTTCAAGGGTGCCACCCACTCCTCCAAGGTGCAG gcCGTGGCCAGAAGTCTGGGCTTCCATAGACCTGTCGTGGTGCAGAGCATGTACATCTTTAAG CAACCTCGTATTGGCGGCAAAG TCCCTGCCCACCAGGATGCCACCTTCCTGTACACGGAGCCCCTGGGCCGGTTGCTGGGTTTGTGGATCGCACTGGAGGACACCACGGTGGAGAACGGCTGCCTCTGGTTCATCCCTGGCTCCCACACCA GTGGAATTTCAAGAAGGATGGTCCAGACCCCTGCTGGCTTGACACCTGGGACCTTCTTCCGGGGGTCAGAGCAAGAACGGGATAACAGCCTCTATGTACCCACACCACTGGGGAGAG GATCCCTCGTCCTAATTCATGGAGAAGTGGTGCACAAGAGCGAGCAGAACCTGTCTGACCACTCGCGCCATGTCTACACTTTCCACCTCATGGAGGCCTCTGGCACCGTCTGGAGCCCAGAGAACTG GCTCCAGCCAACAGCTGAGCTGCCCTTTCCCCCACTGTACACCTAA